Proteins co-encoded in one Oreochromis aureus strain Israel breed Guangdong linkage group 3, ZZ_aureus, whole genome shotgun sequence genomic window:
- the LOC120439276 gene encoding ribonuclease inhibitor-like — MRCGLSKISCDYLAAALKSNPSHLRELGLTFNEKLQDSGVKRLCGFLESPGCGLETLGLDGCGLSKVSCDYLAAALKSNPSHLRALDLQSNKLKDPNVKQLSDLQQSPDYRLELLAWS, encoded by the exons ATGCgctgtggtttgtcaaagatcagctgtgattatctggcagcagcactgaagtccaacccctcccacctGAGAGAGCTGGGGCTGACCTTCAACGagaagctgcaggattcaggagtgaagcgtctgtgtggttttctggagagtccaggatgtggacttgaaactctggg ttTGGACggctgtggtttgtcaaaggtcagctgtgattatctggcagcagcgctgaagtccaacccctcccatctgagagcgCTGGACCTGCAATCAAACAAGCTGAAGGATCCAAACgtgaagcagctgtctgatcttCAGCAGAGTCCAGACTACAGACTGGAGTTGCTGGC gtggagctGA